Proteins encoded by one window of Collimonas fungivorans:
- a CDS encoding pilus assembly PilX family protein, which produces MKKSLRRQSGLVLPMLLISLLVMMLLAFSVLRAALLEEKMAANAGNQQMAFQAAEHALRFCENQLQLSPIAIPQLKQGPVPVDGGNSKPYWEIADSWRNSEVSVAVPRQAGEGAQPAAPSRCLVERLQFDADLQYQPQLPPPRPAFRITARGIGASSAAVVLLQSYLLLRQP; this is translated from the coding sequence ATGAAAAAATCCTTGCGCCGGCAGTCGGGCCTGGTCCTCCCCATGCTGCTGATCAGCCTGCTGGTGATGATGCTGCTCGCCTTCAGTGTCTTGCGCGCCGCGCTGCTGGAAGAAAAAATGGCGGCCAATGCCGGCAACCAGCAAATGGCTTTCCAGGCCGCCGAACACGCGCTGCGTTTTTGCGAAAACCAGCTGCAACTGTCGCCGATCGCCATTCCGCAGCTTAAGCAAGGGCCGGTGCCAGTCGATGGCGGCAACAGCAAACCCTATTGGGAAATCGCGGACAGCTGGCGCAACAGCGAAGTTTCGGTAGCCGTGCCACGCCAGGCCGGCGAAGGGGCGCAGCCTGCCGCACCGTCGCGCTGCCTGGTTGAACGGCTGCAGTTCGATGCCGACCTGCAGTACCAGCCGCAACTGCCGCCGCCACGCCCGGCGTTCAGGATCACGGCAAGAGGCATAGGCGCCAGCAGCGCCGCAGTGGTGCTGTTGCAAAGCTACCTGCTCTTGCGTCAACCATGA